A single region of the Armatimonadota bacterium genome encodes:
- a CDS encoding beta-xylanase, with translation MNAQDLLATADSRIEKVRKADVTVKVVNKQGKPIEGAQVEVQQTRHAFLFGCNIFPLFNYQGEQHEKYGSQFAALLNYATLAFYWGAYEPERGRKGRDLQERIARWCQQRGIITKGHPLVWHEVFPQWAPNEVDAVKPLLRDRVKEIISQFKGLIDRWDVVNEATVSERFNNGVGNWVKRDGAAAMVTECLQWAREAHPKAILLYNDFNISPAFEQLVEELIRRKAPFDAIGIQSHMHGGEWPLERAWQVCETYSRFGKPLHFTEATVLSGEHGFNRPRPWPTTPEGEARQADYVEKFYTILFSHPAVEAITWWDFMDGGWMGAPAGLVRADLSPKPVYHRLMRLIKGKWWTQDTLRTNTRGEAKMRGFLGDYRVTVNSPAGKRTQQFTLQRGKNEWVIKL, from the coding sequence ATGAACGCCCAGGATTTACTCGCTACCGCTGACAGTCGCATCGAGAAGGTTCGTAAGGCGGATGTCACCGTGAAAGTGGTGAATAAACAAGGGAAGCCGATAGAGGGCGCACAGGTGGAAGTCCAGCAGACACGCCATGCTTTTTTGTTCGGCTGCAATATCTTCCCCCTGTTCAACTACCAGGGCGAACAGCACGAAAAGTACGGGAGTCAGTTCGCCGCCCTGCTGAACTACGCGACGCTGGCTTTCTACTGGGGCGCCTATGAACCGGAGCGCGGTCGCAAAGGGCGCGACTTGCAGGAGCGCATCGCTCGCTGGTGCCAGCAGCGAGGCATTATCACCAAGGGACATCCTTTAGTCTGGCATGAGGTCTTTCCCCAATGGGCACCCAACGAAGTGGACGCGGTGAAGCCGCTCTTGCGAGACCGTGTGAAGGAGATTATTTCCCAGTTCAAAGGGCTGATAGACCGCTGGGATGTGGTGAACGAGGCTACCGTCTCCGAGAGATTCAACAACGGTGTGGGCAACTGGGTGAAACGCGATGGCGCGGCTGCGATGGTGACAGAGTGTCTGCAATGGGCACGCGAGGCTCACCCGAAAGCCATCCTGCTCTACAACGACTTTAACATCAGTCCTGCCTTCGAGCAGCTGGTGGAGGAGCTCATACGACGCAAGGCTCCTTTCGACGCTATCGGCATCCAGTCCCACATGCACGGGGGCGAGTGGCCGCTGGAGAGAGCGTGGCAGGTGTGCGAAACCTATTCGCGCTTCGGCAAACCGCTGCACTTCACCGAAGCCACCGTGCTGTCCGGCGAACATGGTTTCAATCGCCCGCGCCCCTGGCCCACCACCCCAGAGGGTGAAGCACGTCAGGCGGACTACGTGGAGAAGTTCTATACTATTCTCTTCTCGCATCCAGCCGTAGAAGCCATCACCTGGTGGGATTTCATGGACGGCGGGTGGATGGGGGCGCCTGCGGGGCTGGTTCGCGCCGACCTCAGCCCGAAACCCGTGTACCACCGCCTGATGCGACTGATTAAGGGCAAATGGTGGACGCAGGATACATTGCGCACTAACACGCGCGGGGAGGCGAAAATGCGCGGCTTTCTGGGCGATTACCGCGTGACCGTCAACTCACCCGCCGGCAAACGCACGCAGCAGTTTACCCTCCAGCGCGGCAAGAACGAGTGGGTGATCAAGCTGTAA
- a CDS encoding phosphoheptose isomerase, which yields MLKAYLTGYLDTVQHLVAQVPVEQVENIVLRLVDLYQRGGTLALVGNGGSASTASHIANDFQKCLYDLFGKPFRCLALTDSISIITAWANDTDYTNVFAPQVRTWLGKDDVLIAISGSGNSPNVLRAVEAAKEQGAYTIGLTGYRGGKLAAIAHESIIVPCENMQQIEDVHMILVHLFFSGMRERIAGRV from the coding sequence ATGTTGAAGGCGTATCTGACCGGGTATCTGGACACGGTGCAGCATCTGGTGGCACAGGTTCCCGTTGAGCAGGTGGAAAACATCGTGCTGCGCCTGGTAGACCTGTACCAGCGGGGAGGCACGCTTGCGCTGGTGGGTAACGGAGGAAGCGCCTCCACTGCCTCACACATTGCGAACGACTTCCAGAAGTGCCTGTATGACCTGTTTGGAAAGCCTTTCCGTTGCCTGGCTCTAACCGACAGCATCTCCATCATTACCGCCTGGGCGAACGACACCGACTACACCAACGTGTTCGCACCACAGGTGCGTACCTGGTTGGGCAAGGACGATGTGCTGATCGCGATCAGCGGCAGCGGCAATTCGCCCAATGTGCTGCGAGCGGTAGAGGCAGCGAAAGAGCAGGGGGCGTATACTATCGGGCTGACGGGCTACCGGGGTGGGAAGCTCGCTGCGATCGCGCACGAGAGTATCATCGTGCCCTGCGAGAATATGCAGCAGATTGAGGATGTGCACATGATTCTCGTGCATCTGTTCTTCTCGGGAATGCGCGAGCGAATTGCCGGAAGGGTGTGA
- a CDS encoding O-methyltransferase, which produces MFTEYRSDDWQYYKMEYHRPHQPLEPLEQEIEVVDEALHVLKNAGVLPHTHYDHEKFLAFRRAVAEQFEIPWTAITPRMQRLLYAINAIVQPKVMIAAGVFCGNTFISNAGAAVGPGACYTAEDLVGVEIKPEEAARAERNVRRIDPTGVARIVAADAVDVVAQYDRPIDLLYLDADGDGRRGKGIYLDILESAWDKLHPGSVVLAHNSVNCAEMLKHYLAFVRDEKNFRASVNVVLDGEGLEVSVR; this is translated from the coding sequence ATGTTCACCGAATACCGAAGCGACGACTGGCAATACTACAAGATGGAGTATCACCGTCCCCACCAGCCTCTGGAACCGCTGGAGCAGGAGATAGAGGTGGTGGATGAGGCATTGCACGTACTGAAAAATGCGGGGGTGCTGCCCCACACCCACTACGACCATGAGAAGTTCCTCGCTTTTCGTCGGGCGGTAGCGGAGCAGTTTGAAATCCCCTGGACCGCCATCACTCCGCGCATGCAAAGGCTTTTGTACGCCATCAACGCTATCGTGCAGCCGAAGGTGATGATTGCAGCGGGCGTTTTTTGCGGAAATACCTTTATCTCCAACGCGGGCGCGGCGGTGGGACCGGGCGCGTGTTACACTGCAGAAGACCTTGTTGGTGTGGAAATCAAGCCCGAAGAAGCCGCTCGCGCGGAGCGCAATGTACGACGCATCGACCCCACCGGTGTAGCGCGAATCGTGGCGGCGGACGCGGTAGACGTGGTAGCGCAGTACGATCGCCCCATAGACCTGCTGTATCTGGACGCAGACGGTGACGGAAGGCGGGGCAAAGGCATTTATCTGGATATTCTGGAATCCGCGTGGGATAAGTTGCATCCGGGCAGTGTGGTGCTGGCGCATAACAGTGTCAACTGCGCCGAGATGCTGAAACATTACCTCGCCTTTGTGCGCGACGAAAAGAACTTCCGCGCCAGCGTGAACGTGGTGCTGGATGGCGAGGGGCTAGAGGTGTCGGTGCGCTAG
- the mutS gene encoding DNA mismatch repair protein MutS — translation MLQQYFRAKAEYPEALLMMRVGDFYELYGEDAEIAARELEIVLTGRDDGKNGRVPMAGVPYHAVERYVARLVQKGYKVALMDQMEDPRFARGLVKRKVTRVLTPGTVLEDSMLEERSNNYLVAAVAGEKLSGLGVVDVSTGEFLATEISGETSIARIVQEIVRLQPAECLVPKDATDLAAAIEEACGATVTLYDPQDYADRHDARQLLLQHFQTQSLRGFGCEHYSVGLEAAAMVLRYLKRNQVSALQHIRTLSTYSVDGFMYLDAAARRNLELTRSLVDGSRKGTLMEVLDMTRTAMGARLLRRWLDEPLQSVEAIEERLDCVQEFVNDSLTREEVRHQLGRLGDLERLTSRIATGVASPRDLAALRQSLQVLPELHAALQPVTIPRLQHLREAIRGLPDLVGFLARAIVDDPPATLKDGGVIRDSFHAELDAIRRAQREGKQWIAELELRERERTGIPSLKVGYNAVFGYYIEVSKPHLSKVPADYMRKQTTVNGERFITPELKEMEAQITGAEERALLLEQELFSMVREEVALHAPQILDIARAIADLDVLSNFAEVAVRYDYHRPMVHTGTHIRIREGRHPVVERFGGQTFIPNDCVLDDEQRMMVLTGPNMSGKSTYLRQVALICLMAHIGSFVPAEEAEIALIDRIFTRVGAHDELATGQSTFMVEMTETATILNHATERSLVVLDEIGRGTSTYDGLAIAWAVAEALVQIGCKTLFATHYHYLNELANLMPGVRNYRVAVKEQGEQIIWLHKVLPGGTDKSYGIQVARMAGVPPEVVARAQEILRELERQSSQRGGVASAIAPDAEAVSSVKVKKQKLQLTLFEAEKHPILEELEKMDVTTLSPLEALLKINEWKKQIRS, via the coding sequence ATGCTCCAGCAGTACTTCCGCGCAAAGGCGGAGTACCCGGAAGCGCTGCTGATGATGCGCGTGGGCGACTTCTACGAGCTGTACGGCGAGGACGCCGAAATCGCCGCGCGCGAGCTGGAGATTGTGCTCACGGGGCGCGACGACGGCAAAAACGGGCGCGTGCCGATGGCGGGCGTGCCCTACCACGCGGTGGAGCGATACGTCGCCCGGCTGGTGCAGAAGGGCTACAAGGTGGCGCTGATGGACCAGATGGAAGACCCCCGTTTCGCGCGAGGGCTGGTCAAGCGCAAGGTGACCCGCGTGCTCACCCCCGGCACCGTGCTGGAAGACTCGATGCTGGAGGAGCGCAGTAACAACTACCTCGTGGCGGCGGTGGCTGGCGAAAAACTCTCAGGGCTGGGCGTGGTGGATGTATCCACTGGCGAGTTCCTCGCCACAGAGATCAGCGGAGAAACCAGCATCGCGCGCATCGTGCAAGAGATTGTACGTTTGCAACCGGCGGAGTGTCTTGTGCCCAAAGACGCTACCGACCTCGCCGCGGCGATTGAGGAGGCGTGTGGAGCCACCGTCACCCTGTACGACCCACAGGATTACGCCGACCGCCACGACGCCCGCCAGCTGCTGCTGCAACATTTCCAGACGCAATCGCTGCGCGGCTTCGGCTGTGAACATTACTCAGTGGGCTTGGAAGCGGCGGCGATGGTGCTGCGCTACCTCAAGCGCAATCAGGTATCCGCCCTGCAGCATATCCGCACCCTCTCCACCTACTCGGTGGACGGCTTCATGTATCTGGACGCGGCGGCGCGACGGAACCTCGAGCTCACCCGCTCACTGGTGGACGGCTCGCGCAAGGGCACGCTGATGGAAGTGCTGGACATGACCCGCACCGCGATGGGCGCGCGCCTGTTGCGCCGCTGGCTGGATGAGCCGCTGCAGAGCGTGGAGGCGATTGAAGAGCGTTTGGACTGCGTGCAGGAGTTTGTGAACGACTCGCTCACGCGTGAGGAGGTGCGCCACCAGCTGGGCAGATTGGGCGACCTGGAACGGTTGACCTCGCGCATCGCGACGGGCGTGGCATCGCCACGTGATCTTGCTGCCCTGAGGCAATCCCTGCAGGTGTTGCCCGAACTGCACGCCGCCCTGCAACCGGTAACGATACCGCGCCTGCAACACCTGCGCGAAGCCATCCGCGGACTGCCCGACCTGGTGGGCTTCCTCGCCCGCGCCATTGTGGACGATCCACCTGCCACCCTGAAGGACGGCGGTGTGATTCGCGACAGCTTCCATGCCGAATTGGACGCCATCCGCCGCGCGCAACGCGAGGGCAAGCAGTGGATCGCCGAGCTGGAACTGCGCGAGCGCGAACGCACGGGCATCCCCTCGCTGAAGGTGGGCTACAACGCCGTCTTTGGTTACTACATCGAGGTTTCCAAGCCGCACCTCTCCAAAGTGCCCGCCGACTACATGCGCAAACAGACCACCGTCAACGGCGAGCGCTTCATCACCCCCGAGCTGAAGGAGATGGAGGCGCAAATCACGGGGGCGGAAGAGCGTGCGCTCCTTCTGGAGCAGGAGCTGTTCAGCATGGTGCGCGAGGAGGTCGCCCTGCACGCGCCGCAGATACTGGACATCGCCCGCGCCATTGCCGATCTGGACGTGCTGTCGAATTTCGCCGAGGTCGCCGTGCGCTACGACTATCATCGCCCGATGGTGCATACGGGCACGCACATCCGTATCCGCGAGGGCAGGCATCCCGTGGTGGAGCGATTCGGCGGGCAGACCTTCATCCCCAACGACTGTGTGCTGGACGATGAGCAGCGCATGATGGTGCTCACCGGTCCTAACATGAGCGGCAAGAGCACCTACCTGCGGCAGGTCGCGCTGATTTGCCTGATGGCGCACATCGGTAGCTTTGTGCCTGCCGAGGAGGCGGAAATCGCACTGATTGACCGCATCTTCACCCGCGTGGGCGCACACGACGAGCTGGCAACGGGGCAGTCTACCTTTATGGTGGAGATGACCGAGACCGCTACCATCCTCAACCATGCTACCGAGCGCAGTCTGGTGGTGCTGGACGAAATCGGACGCGGAACCAGCACCTACGACGGTCTTGCTATTGCCTGGGCGGTGGCGGAGGCACTGGTGCAGATTGGCTGTAAGACCCTGTTTGCCACGCACTACCACTACCTGAACGAGCTGGCGAACCTGATGCCCGGTGTGCGCAACTACCGCGTGGCGGTCAAAGAGCAGGGCGAGCAGATTATCTGGCTGCACAAGGTGCTGCCCGGCGGCACGGATAAGAGCTACGGCATCCAGGTGGCACGCATGGCTGGGGTGCCCCCAGAGGTGGTGGCGCGGGCGCAGGAGATACTGCGCGAGCTGGAACGGCAGTCCTCGCAACGCGGCGGTGTGGCGAGCGCGATCGCCCCCGACGCCGAGGCGGTCTCCAGCGTGAAGGTGAAGAAGCAAAAATTGCAGCTGACCCTCTTTGAGGCGGAGAAGCATCCCATCCTTGAGGAGCTGGAGAAGATGGATGTCACCACTCTCTCACCTCTGGAAGCGTTATTGAAAATCAACGAGTGGAAGAAGCAAATCCGATCATGA
- a CDS encoding hypothetical protein (possible pseudo, frameshifted) — protein MRRYAVHLQPEEREQLLRMTRSGRAPARQITRARILLKADEGMRHDVIAEQCDVSTVTVTTVCREFQTLRVGAVERKRPQRVYARKLDGEAEAYWIALACSAPPEGRVSWTLRLLRDEMVRLGIVGEVSHETIRQRLKKTS, from the coding sequence ATGAGACGTTACGCAGTGCATCTACAACCCGAAGAGCGAGAGCAACTGCTGCGCATGACCCGCTCTGGCAGAGCACCAGCCCGCCAAATCACCCGCGCCCGCATTCTGCTCAAGGCAGACGAGGGGATGCGTCATGATGTCATTGCGGAGCAGTGCGACGTGAGCACAGTGACCGTCACCACCGTCTGTCGCGAGTTCCAGACGCTGCGGGTAGGTGCGGTAGAGCGCAAGCGTCCTCAGCGGGTGTATGCGCGCAAGTTGGACGGGGAAGCGGAGGCGTATTGGATTGCTCTGGCGTGCAGTGCTCCTCCAGAGGGTCGGGTGAGTTGGACCTTACGTTTGTTGCGCGATGAGATGGTGCGTTTAGGGATAGTGGGTGAAGTCTCTCATGAGACCATTCGTCAGAGGCTGAAAAAAACGAGTTGA
- a CDS encoding hypothetical protein (possible pseudo, frameshifted) has protein sequence MKPWWQETFCIPPEQNASFVCPMEEILDLYHRAYDARYPVLCLEEMPVQLLGECREALPMEAGKVRREDNEYERWGTASLFMVFEPLAGKRLVWVRARRTAYDWAEVMQQVADEYYPDAERIVMVMDNLNTHHFSSLFPCAGGVAFAAAF, from the coding sequence TTGAAGCCTTGGTGGCAAGAGACCTTTTGCATTCCACCGGAGCAGAATGCGTCTTTTGTGTGTCCGATGGAGGAGATTTTAGACCTGTATCATCGTGCCTATGACGCGCGTTATCCGGTATTGTGTTTGGAGGAGATGCCGGTGCAGTTGTTGGGGGAGTGCCGGGAGGCGTTGCCGATGGAGGCGGGCAAGGTACGTCGGGAGGACAACGAGTATGAGCGTTGGGGCACAGCGAGCCTGTTCATGGTGTTTGAGCCGTTGGCGGGCAAGCGTTTGGTATGGGTGCGTGCGCGTCGCACGGCGTATGACTGGGCGGAGGTGATGCAGCAGGTAGCGGATGAGTATTATCCGGATGCGGAGCGGATAGTGATGGTGATGGACAATCTGAACACGCATCATTTCTCGTCGTTGTTTCCCTGCGCAGGAGGCGTGGCGTTTGCGGCAGCGTTTTGA
- a CDS encoding hypothetical protein (possible pseudo, internal stop codon, frameshifted), with the protein MNPPKPEDTHYIHFLIASQRVFTCTQAARCQPETQGTAAHDAFTRLLAPRRRRCGSQHSSGYTSRRGYDDTILDQPYAPQMEWVCDHWSGKHRRVVQGICLLRLLCTQGEALVPCDYRVYTKRETKNEFFRAMLGVAHARGFTPKYELVFWGREPEGDTRFGLALCDAAQEQPLGEPRWAR; encoded by the coding sequence GTGAACCCACCCAAACCTGAGGACACGCACTACATCCACTTCCTCATCGCCAGCCAAAGGGTGTTCACCTGCACCCAAGCCGCCCGATGCCAACCCGAGACACAGGGCACAGCCGCGCACGATGCCTTCACCCGCCTGCTGGCACCGAGACGGAGGCGTTGTGGCAGCCAGCACAGCAGTGGATACACAAGCAGAAGGGGATACGACGACACCATCTTAGACCAGCCCTACGCGCCGCAGATGGAGTGGGTCTGTGACCACTGGAGTGGCAAACACCGTCGCGTGGTCCAAGGCATTTGCCTGTTGAGGTTGCTGTGCACACAAGGGGAGGCGCTCGTTCCCTGTGACTATCGGGTGTATACCAAGAGAGAGACGAAGAACGAGTTCTTTCGGGCGATGCTTGGGGTAGCGCACGCTCGCGGTTTCACACCGAAGTATGAGTTGGTCTTCTGGGGTAGAGAACCTGAAGGCGATACGCGCTTTGGGCTGGCACTTTGTGACGCGGCTCAAGAGCAACCGCTTGGTGAACCCCGATGGGCACGGTAG
- a CDS encoding UPF0332 protein has product MNERDALIQYRLQRASEALEEAALLLKAHHLNAALNRAYYACFYAVNALLLQHGLSSSKHSGVRSLFGKHFVKTGSVPQQIGETYNRLFDLRQQGDYADMFVPEEQDVAYWLQRAREFTGFIAKMVRPPGGT; this is encoded by the coding sequence GTGAATGAGCGTGATGCGCTTATCCAGTATAGACTCCAACGGGCATCGGAAGCCCTAGAGGAAGCTGCGTTACTCCTGAAGGCACACCACCTGAACGCTGCGCTCAACAGAGCGTATTATGCTTGCTTCTATGCGGTAAACGCCTTATTGCTACAACACGGACTTTCCTCCTCAAAACATTCTGGTGTACGCTCGCTATTTGGCAAGCACTTCGTCAAAACGGGAAGTGTCCCACAACAGATTGGCGAAACCTACAACCGGCTGTTCGACCTGCGCCAACAAGGGGACTACGCCGATATGTTTGTGCCAGAGGAGCAAGATGTTGCATACTGGCTGCAGAGAGCGCGGGAGTTCACAGGGTTCATTGCGAAGATGGTACGCCCGCCCGGAGGCACATGA
- a CDS encoding ATPase — protein MITFVHELEGTLIRIQEDPEARYEFEIWFDYTRQAMNLIREGALLAVPNFASNPAESHSSILEVVSILPIHYALGDNPQGYPGFVVEAARSAVRDWEEQENEPTEDVTKIRCIAIPTNLEIVERDGQTRLQEESNLPMVGAKALLLDTPSTEYVLNSGLPQGVPTFTVGNLVRDPQVGVKVSAEDLLRTHFAIFGFTGAGKSNLVSTLVNKVLQAYSTLEPSQGYAPENVKIVLFDLMSEYSVLLADWLVKAPDACLLVLTEETLPEDVLQFMEQPSNEAFSQALTALTQTTLYPRALIGRRIDFRFAWRRLLNPKNARIHLYREKPPTLGRLVERHWNPRGTLGKNDAQIRQAVRNWVATEDNTPFDEENSARLFEWIDTMFANGLLTTNDARESFQSLREAVDEAHRRYISLRHVHDAYQLTLGDLIGRLNDPHTSGLYVIQSHDPDRLRDFAATLGEVMFENRRKSGKISPLVVFVFDEADEFIPQRREGTDDSYGRSRFVVMTLARRGRKFGLGVGIATQRVRYLDTSIMAQPHTYFVSKMPRQSDRQAIAEAFGIAEEMFAQTFKFKKGDWLLMSHDAIGLEAVPVPIHCEDANKRVEAFLDQLKGEWQRARETARMRE, from the coding sequence ATGATTACTTTTGTCCACGAACTGGAGGGCACGCTCATTCGTATTCAGGAGGACCCGGAGGCGCGCTACGAGTTCGAAATCTGGTTCGACTACACACGTCAGGCGATGAATCTGATTCGCGAAGGTGCACTGCTGGCGGTGCCCAACTTCGCCTCCAACCCCGCCGAGAGCCACAGCTCTATTCTGGAAGTGGTATCCATCCTGCCTATCCACTACGCGCTGGGCGACAATCCGCAGGGCTACCCCGGATTCGTGGTGGAAGCTGCCCGTAGCGCAGTGCGCGACTGGGAGGAGCAGGAAAACGAACCTACCGAGGATGTGACCAAAATCCGCTGTATCGCCATACCGACGAACCTCGAGATTGTGGAGCGCGACGGGCAAACGCGGCTTCAGGAAGAGAGCAACCTGCCCATGGTGGGAGCGAAGGCACTGCTGCTAGACACGCCTTCTACGGAATACGTGTTGAACAGCGGACTACCGCAAGGCGTACCCACCTTCACCGTGGGCAATCTGGTGCGCGACCCTCAGGTGGGCGTCAAGGTCTCTGCAGAGGACCTGCTGCGCACACACTTCGCTATCTTCGGCTTCACCGGCGCAGGCAAGTCCAACCTGGTCAGCACTCTGGTGAACAAAGTGCTTCAGGCTTACAGCACTCTCGAGCCTTCCCAGGGATATGCCCCAGAAAACGTCAAGATAGTGCTGTTTGACCTGATGAGCGAATATAGTGTGCTGCTAGCGGACTGGCTGGTCAAGGCGCCAGACGCCTGCTTGCTGGTGCTGACGGAGGAAACACTGCCCGAAGATGTGCTGCAGTTCATGGAACAGCCCTCCAACGAAGCGTTCAGTCAGGCACTGACCGCTCTCACGCAAACGACCCTCTACCCGCGTGCCCTGATAGGCAGACGCATCGACTTCCGCTTCGCATGGCGCAGGCTCCTGAACCCGAAGAATGCCCGTATCCACCTCTACCGTGAAAAACCGCCCACGCTGGGCAGGCTGGTAGAAAGGCACTGGAACCCGCGAGGCACTCTGGGCAAGAACGATGCGCAGATACGTCAGGCGGTGCGCAATTGGGTCGCCACAGAGGACAATACCCCCTTCGACGAGGAAAACTCAGCAAGGCTGTTTGAGTGGATAGACACCATGTTTGCCAACGGACTGCTTACCACCAACGACGCCCGCGAATCGTTCCAGTCCCTGCGTGAGGCGGTCGACGAAGCCCATCGCCGTTACATCAGCCTGCGACACGTGCACGATGCTTATCAGTTGACGCTGGGCGACCTCATCGGCAGGCTCAACGACCCGCATACTTCGGGGTTGTACGTCATCCAATCCCATGACCCCGACCGTCTGCGTGACTTCGCTGCCACGCTGGGCGAGGTGATGTTTGAAAACCGGCGCAAGAGCGGCAAAATCAGCCCCCTGGTGGTGTTCGTGTTCGACGAGGCGGACGAGTTCATCCCGCAACGTCGTGAGGGCACGGACGACAGCTACGGACGTTCCCGCTTTGTCGTCATGACCCTTGCCCGGCGCGGGCGCAAGTTCGGGCTGGGCGTGGGTATCGCCACCCAGCGCGTGCGTTATCTGGATACCAGCATCATGGCACAACCGCACACCTACTTCGTCAGCAAAATGCCCCGCCAGTCCGACAGGCAGGCGATTGCAGAGGCGTTTGGCATCGCCGAAGAGATGTTCGCTCAGACCTTTAAGTTCAAAAAGGGCGACTGGCTGTTGATGAGCCACGACGCCATCGGGCTGGAGGCAGTGCCTGTTCCCATCCATTGCGAGGACGCCAACAAGCGCGTGGAAGCCTTCCTGGACCAGCTGAAAGGGGAGTGGCAACGCGCGCGGGAAACGGCAAGGATGAGAGAATAG
- the rfbD gene encoding NAD(P)-dependent oxidoreductase: MDQAVSERVLVIGASGMLGQDICARFAPHFALTTASRRAGDFSLDITHSESVRRTVGQVAPQVVILCAAYTDVDGCERNPEEAYRVNTFGAANVASACVDVGARLLFISTDFVFDGTKRNGYTEWDTPRPLNVYGASKLAGEQWIREICPRHWIVRTAWLYGVGGKCFPRTILNAAREGKPLRVVNDQTGSPTFTWDLAGVLLEMVTRNVAYGTYHAVNQGSATWYELACEVLNLARKRGILESNAPVTAISSREWPSPTRRPAYSVLAMERLRWAGVPLPRHWKEALQDYMQRLDA, translated from the coding sequence ATGGATCAGGCGGTGAGCGAGAGGGTTCTGGTCATCGGCGCGAGCGGAATGCTGGGGCAAGATATCTGCGCCCGTTTTGCCCCCCACTTTGCACTGACAACCGCCTCGCGGCGGGCAGGCGATTTCTCGCTGGACATCACCCATAGCGAGTCGGTGCGACGCACCGTTGGGCAAGTTGCCCCGCAGGTGGTGATACTCTGCGCCGCATACACGGACGTGGACGGCTGCGAACGCAACCCCGAAGAGGCTTACCGTGTAAACACCTTCGGGGCGGCAAATGTGGCTTCCGCCTGTGTCGATGTGGGAGCACGTCTGCTGTTTATCAGCACGGACTTCGTTTTTGACGGAACGAAGCGAAACGGCTACACCGAATGGGATACGCCCCGCCCGCTGAACGTGTACGGCGCAAGCAAACTGGCTGGTGAGCAGTGGATACGCGAGATTTGTCCACGCCACTGGATAGTGCGCACCGCGTGGCTGTACGGCGTGGGGGGTAAGTGCTTCCCGCGAACTATCTTAAACGCGGCGCGAGAGGGTAAACCTCTCCGCGTGGTGAATGACCAGACCGGCTCACCGACATTCACCTGGGATCTGGCAGGTGTGTTGCTGGAGATGGTGACGCGGAACGTGGCTTACGGCACCTACCATGCGGTGAATCAGGGATCCGCTACCTGGTATGAGCTGGCGTGCGAGGTGCTGAATCTGGCGCGGAAACGGGGGATACTGGAGAGCAACGCGCCTGTCACTGCTATCAGCAGCCGGGAGTGGCCCTCGCCGACGCGGCGACCTGCCTATTCGGTGCTGGCAATGGAGCGATTGCGCTGGGCAGGTGTTCCCCTGCCCCGACACTGGAAAGAGGCGTTACAGGATTATATGCAGAGACTGGATGCATGA